Within the Trachemys scripta elegans isolate TJP31775 chromosome 4, CAS_Tse_1.0, whole genome shotgun sequence genome, the region TAAAGTAGCTTTGATCCAGCTCTCTAAAAGTAGCAGCCTGTTCCCTTCCTACAGAGTCAGTTTCACATGAAGCCAAAGAAGGAGCTTCCCCTCTGAAGTGACTAATCCCTCCTCTTATTGCTAGGGAAAGAAGAGACTGAACAAAAGCCTCATTCTCAGAGCTTTATTGAATACATAATTTTGCTTGAACAAAATCCTCATACATGGCACATACAGTAGAAATATTGCGACATAATGTTTCTCCTGCACTGTGGAAAAGGTATGTGGAATCCTAGACATCTCTGCTTCAGGAGGAAACAGGAGAAATGAAAGCTGTGATCTTTGCCCAGGTAACACCGTGAAGGGAAGGAATGATGCCCAGTGAATTAGTGAAGTTTTAGGTATAAACCCATAGAATGCTCTGTGTGATCCCATGTTCTATTATTCCTTGCTCGGTTTTTGCATCTTTCTATTCTGCTCAAGATGGTATCTAAGCTCATCAAAGCAAAGCTGCACCTGTAGCCCCATAATGAGAACTGTACTGGGGAAAGTTTGTTCATACAGCACTGTAACTGAGGGCAAAACTGGCCccggtttttttaaaaacatacaaaaatttcTGGGCAGAGTTTTcaacccaaacactgcagcattAACTGTGAAACAAGCATGAAATTGACCTCAATGTTCAAACTGAGAGAAACACAAAACCGTGGCATAAACAGTGAAAAGCAAGTTGGATTGTTTCTACGCTCTCGGGTTAATAGGCTACGGTGCTGTTAGTAATGCGGGAAGAGAAATCTGGGCCAAATGTTTCCAAGTTAGCCAGTGACGCTGGGCATCGTTTTTTTAGGAACACTGTAACAGGCAGCTTGGGTCTGGAGTCTCAGATGTGCCAAGTAcccttttgaaatcagtgggagctgcagtagTTCTGAAAGAGATCAGCACCCTGTCAGCCCCCCGACCTGAGGCAATCTGagtcagtggccacttttgaaagcgCACTAGTTTACTAGATTTAGAACCAGGATGTAACTTCACATTtctgtattgaagtcaatagagctataaTGATGTACACCactggggagctggctggtgatttATATTGGACTGTCCCTCCAATtagtatttttaatacaatacacaatttaaaaaatattctcctcTCCCGCTATCTCTCGCTCACATCAGTCACTGGATCTCTGTCTCCCTTTGTCTCCAGAGGAACAATAACCCACCCACAAGCCCCAATCATTTGCCAGCTTTGATTTTTTTACATCTAGGAACGATTGAATAAGGCTTGTTATACACCTCTGACGTCCCAATGGCTGGCTGCATTcagagccccagagcacccaggtTTCACAGGTGAGCCTATTACCTACAAAGTGACACTCCCCAGCTGCGTGGAAAGTTCTCTGCACGAGCGTGTGAGGGCATCAAGGCCATTTGGCCTATGCTAGGGCTTTTCACTCCTGAGACAAAGCCCACGGCTGTCAACAGGAAGATTCCTGTTAGTTCACTGAGCTTTGGGTCAGGAAACCAGCAGGCAAGTGGGTGGTGGTCTAGTTAGAATAAGCAGGAGTTTATTGACAGAAGCACtggcaggaagtgggggaaggaCCGGGCTGTCTTGATCCACGATTGAAGGTCGGTCTGGACGAGCCTGGTATCGGCGAAGCGCTCGGCCCTGCAGGGGAGAGGCGGAGATGCCAATCCTGACAGCTCACTCGGAGTGGATGAGCGCGCCGGCTCCCTGCCCGAAGCCAAACCCCTTGGGCCCGAAGTTCTTAGCGTAGCATCCTGTGGGAAGGGAGAAGCCGTGAGTGATGACGacacagggaagggaagggtgtcAGCCACTGGGAACATAGGGATGAGGGGGGAGGTGGTTTTACGGTGTGGGGTCATTGTTGAAATAGGCTCGTTCCCAGAGTTCAGATCTGGCCCCATCTCTCAGGCAGGCGGAAACAGGGTGAAGAAACAAGCACATGGGGACTGGTTAACacctttcatcagaggatctcaaagccctttatgaacaagggaaactgaggcacaaagggggggaactgacttgcccaagatcacgcaGCAAtgtcagcggcagagctgggagcagaacctaggcgtcctggctctcagcctggTTCCCTATCCACTGCAactctcccccagcctggagaTAGTTGCCCTTGTTAGCTGGctgccagggtgggggagggggtttaaaGTTTACCCTGTGTTAGTTTCTCACCTCTACTGCTCAATGTGGACAAGAGTTCCCAACCGAACCCCAGAGATCAGGCTCACATGGAGTTCTCTCCCTTCTCCTAGATcccacccacaccccagccctcatcAAGTGACAATCCCCCAGAGTCACTGTCAGTGAGCCCTGGGCAGAGCTCCCGGGATAATCATCAGGGATGGCAGAGTCTCTGGTTTCGGGCAGAGTTTGGTGCAATGAAAGTTATGCGATTGTCCACCCTGGAGACCAACCGGAAGGGACACAAACCCGGGCAGCAGCAGGGCGAGTTCCCCCGTATGGAGCTGGGGCCACACACACAAGGAGACTCTGCAGCCAGTCACACATGGGCAACCTGGCTGCCGGCTGCAGCACTTTGGGAACAGCTGCAAAGGAGCCTGGCTTTCCCCCCCGGGGGggtatggggagaggaggggaggatgTGGTGGCAACAGCCCCATAGGCAGGAAGGGGAAATGAAGGCAGTGATGCCCTTCCCCCCCAGGGGGCTACTAGGGCAGGTAGGGTGGGCACTGCCCACCTCTTTCAAAAGCAGAAGCATTAGGGGTTTTACGGACTCCCATTGAAAGATACTGACATGTTAGACTCACTTGGCACTTCCAGAGGCCACCAGCCGCCCCCACAAACCTAGACCAGCATGGCTATGGCCCCAGTGGAGCAGGGTGAGGTCATCTGTAGGTGCTAGATGGGGAGAGATCCAGTGGTTCTGCAGCCCGTGTGGCCGGTGCGGCGCTAACCCACAAGGTGCCAGGCCACTAGAGAGTCCGAGTGCTCGCTGTTCCCATACGCGGGGTGCTCCCCGGGTACATCCCTGCCCCTCTGGGGCCATTCGGACAGCACCTCCCTCCATTCACATTTCAATATCAGCTACCCCCCAGTGTTTTAGCAGGACCTACAATTCTCAGCATCTCGTGTGCTGGTTTGTGGTCAGCAATTCATTCTCCCTGAAGATGCACCCCCACAATGCCCCCTCCCCGACTTTGCTCTGgactcctctctcccccaggtCCCGGGGATGCCAGCACGCCAGGAAGGGGGGCACTCACCTTTGCAGTAGATCTCCCCATCTTTATCAGCCAGCGTGGTGGATTCCAGGCTTTTGCCGCACTTGGCGCACCGGAAACAGGCCTTGTGCCACGACTGcggggagaggagcagagagcagtcagagggggcggggagcagagcagggagccgttCAGGCAGTCGCCCACAGGTAGGACACCCAGGGCATGTCCAAGCGCagcaagtgtgtgcctggggcggcaagccgtgggtggcagcctgccggtcgctgtgagagCGGCAGTCTGGCTGcgttcggcagcatgcctgcaggaggtccaccagtcccgcggctttggcggcaattcggcggcgggtacgccgaaggcgcggaaccggcagatcacccgcagaaacgccgccgaaggctgcctgattgCCGCCCTCGCGGCAACCAGCACACCGCCCCCCACCTAACTGTCAtgcttagggtggcaaaaaacagagccaccCCTGGGCATGTCAGTTCCTGGCTCTCCCCGGCAGTACCCCCAGGGCCCCGCCGCAGAGGAAGCTGTACAGTGAAAAGCACCTGTCCCGAGGCCACAGTCACAATCCCATTCTCCCCAGAAGGGATTCAGCCATGCTAGAgcccgggtcagaccaatgtccCACTCCATGGGACGGTGGATTTAAGGTGAGCGTGACTCTGTGGTACTCAGGTCCCCGCAGTGTAGCTGTTTCTAGCAGCACACCCTTGGCTTTACCCCTTTGTAGTCCCTGGCTGGTATCCCCAACATTACATGGAAGGGTTGGCTTTTATCACACTTCCTTTTGTCTGGGCAGGACCCTCAGTGCCCGGCCCCTCCTTAAAGAGGTTTTAAAGCTTCTGAGCACAAGTCCCAAGTCACAGCCAAATTTCCCTGGGAAACAGTGTCCTGCCCTAGCCTAGCTCACATATTCCATCCCCCGCGGAACACGATGCCCCTCGACGGGTTGTCTGCATCAGGGACTGACCCCAGGACCTCAGACAGAGCCATGCTGTGAGCATGGGCTACCCCTGCATCCAGCGGATCAGCTCAGGGAAAACCACTCATTACCCTGGTGAGACAAAACTAATTGGCTCATCAGAAAAGATTCCAGGCGAGTGGGATTACAGAGGCTGGTCTAACCCGGATCTCAACCAGTCAGGCATGAAACACATCACAGGTAAAACATGCTCCTTTAATCTTGTTTCCAAACTACCAGCCACCCATAGTTTAGGATTTGCTCCAGTAAAGAGTTAACTCTTAAACATTAGGCTGCTGTTGATCAGCACAACTCCTCTAAAGTCAGCCAAGCGGTGGCGATTCGACTCGCACCAGCTAAGGCTCTGGCGAGAGCCCCTGGCTCCATATTCTAGAGATGAATGCATCCTAAAGCACTAGAATTAGAACAGGCACACCAAGGAAACTTACACCCCGATGTTGAGACCAAAGGCACCAGGCTGACTTTTAAAACTAGGgctctcccagctgctccccGAGTTCCTAATGGATAAATCAGTTAAACTGCAAATAGTGAGAGCTGCTGACACaggcgtttaaaaaaaaaaaaaaaaaaaactgctttggGAAACATGGAACCATTTTGGGAAAATAAAATGTGGACTTGGGGTTGAGGCAGGAGGCGGAGACAATAGGCGGAATTATGCCACCTCCACCAGCAGCAGAACTATCGGTACATTTCAAGACACGCTTGTATCCTCTCTCAGTTTGTTTAGACACAGCAACATTTCCAGCTTCAGCTACTTAAAGATGTAGAATGCGAAGTCTCCCACTAAACACTGTGCCCAGATCCTTACTCTAAGGGTCTGTTTTCACTGCTGGGTCACAACGGGTTCTTACCTGGGTGTTTCCCTAACCCCCCTcccgtccacacacaaaaccctctcactCGAGTTTATGGTGCTTTcaacccaggctagctggccACTTCAGCTCAGGCTGGtgacccacccactttgcagtgaggacacaggctaccagtggttctcagcctatttaccattgtgggccacatccaatacaacctctatggccctgaggatgtcacatgggccgagcttggtgctgattgggccgcaagtggcccgcgggctgcaggttgagaaccactgagctaaaccCACTTGAAAGCCAGTAGTCCTCCgatgccttcccacaatttcaagtgcccaggacagacaagttctcccacaattcactgggagaGACTCAGAGCACCTCAGCTTGCTGCAGCACGTAGAACCATGGGACATGGCCCCAGTAGTCTTAGCTACACATATGGGGATCACAGCCCCACTGAGGACCCAGTAACACGAGTCAGGCTGGACTAGTGgagggtgctgcaggtcaggactgcaCAGAGTTCCTGGTGGACGGGACAGAGtctaggactggaatagcaggagatGCTACAGCTGAGTTAGCAGAGCTGTATGTGTTCACAGGGCAAAGCCAGGGGAAAACCCAAAGACAGTCTGGAGACTTCATCACCCTGCCTCATACAGGGGCCAGCGCTGAAGGAGAGAGGAGCCAACGGACTGAAGACCTAGGAAGCCAGCAGCTGGGTGAACTGGGCTGTGGAAGCCAGATCCAGCCTTTTAGAGCCTAAGGGGAGAATGCCAACGTGGCAGTTTCCTTGTAGCAGACGTGTGTTCCAGCCCAGGCCTGTGAGGCATATCATTCTCCTCCcagggcatggggaggggggcaggagaagggaccaGCCATAATCCCCCAGGATTAGGGAGATGGAGAGGACCTGTGGCTATCCCATGCGTGCGGCTCTCTGCCACCTGTATGTACCATAAAGACAAGAATTTTCAGAAGGGGCCAGCACCACCCATAGGGGTCAGATTCTCCAGAAAGCTCACAGCAGGTTGGGCACTAGCTGAGCTCTTAAAAATCCAGCCCCATTTGTGGGTGCTGGACATCTTGCCCATGATAGCATCTGGGCTTGGCCCATGGACCCTTTCAGAGCTCCCAGCCACATGCTGACTCAGGAACCACCACCCTGCAGTCAGCTCCCCCCATGGCACTGCTGTCTTACCTTCCCAGCGCCAATCACCTTCTCAGCAGCATACACGGCCTGCCCACAGCGGGGGCAGCCGTCGGCACCGCCCACCTTCTGGGCCAACTTGGAGGCATTGGGGTTGTTGGTGGGCTTGTGGGGCTGGCTCCTGTGGGATTCCAGTTAGGGAGAGTTAGTTACCTGGCCTGCACGACTGGGAAGCAGCGGCAGACAGAGATGGCTGATGAGACAGGGGGGCTCCACATTCAGGGAAGAAGAGAGTCTCTGCTAGGGCCAGATTGCGAGAAGGGCTCAGCACATGAGTTCCCGTTGGAGGCTGAGCCCTTCAGAAGCTCTGGGCATCTACACACTGGGAGAGAAGGGTTAGAACATTCCTCGCAGGGGGCACACAGGCTACAGACTCTCCCGCCGGTGTGCTCTATGGGAGACCTGCCTCCGTTAGTGAAGCGCGGCCCTGACAGATCAGGGAGAAGGCAGACTAGAATCACCGTCACTCCCATCATGCTGCAGGGAGCCAGCAATTCTGGCCGGAGAAGTTCCTCCCACCCCATGGGTGGCTTCCCAGGTGCTATAAGCCGCCCTGCTCTGAATGGGGGATGCACATGGGAGCTGCCCCCTTGGGGTGAAAGTTCAAGACTTCAGCACAACATTTTGTCAAATCCTTGCTGCTGTTTGACCAGCTCTGCAAGGAGCGCCAGGCGAGGGCTGCACTGCCCCCGAAGGTGGGTGTTTACAGCACGGCTGCTGGCTTGAGTTGGCTCCCGCCCTAAAACCCAAGTGGAGATGAGGCGCCGGAGTCCTTCGCTCGATGGAGCTAGGGGAGTCAACCCTGTACCCTGCACCTGAGGTTGACCTCGACTGGCTTTTTGTAGCCGAACCCAGCACCCACCGTCAGCACTGGTTCGGTGTCAGCAGCTCTCTTGGTATGGACATGttattaggatggaagaccaatgaattaCAAAGTGTACTTACCAAGGGATGCTGCTGCATGGCTGGGGATCACGTGCACACCAAAGGCTTCGGTGGCCAATGATGGACCAAGGGATTAGggactggggattggtcctgctttgagcagggggttggactagatgacctcctgaggtcccttccaaccctgatattctatgattctaagggaatgtctacactgcagtatgtGTGGGCGAGCGCAGTGGCAGCTCATGTAGCTAGCTGTATTCTAAGTAGCTCTCTGAAAAGAGAAGTGagggtgcagtgctgcaggcatcACCATGGGATGCACAAATGAGAACGTACCCAGAGGGTCAGGCAGCCTTGCACAGCCTACACAGACACCCACACCACGACGGCTTCACTTCTATTTTTGCCAAGCTAGCTAGAGTACGGCTAGCACAGGTCTGGCTACACAAGCTGCACGTCACACCCCTGGCTGCAATGCAGACTTACCTGTAGTCTGAACATTGGGCCAGATCATCTGAAGGACCTAGCTCGAGATTGATCCAGGTGGCGCTCGATCGTCAAGGGGGCTacgtccctttgggatttgccttgATGATGATGAACTCCATCGAGTTAAGAACTCCAGCGCCTCTGGGATTTTACAGTGAGGCCACCTCAAGATAGCAATGACACAGTAAACATACACCTTTGCTTGGCAGTGAAGACACGGCTGAAGGGCTGGTGTACACAAGAAAATGTGTGCGACCCAGCgacattgctcaggggggtgaaaatcCACGTAGTTAAGCCAAGCTAACCCGCAGCGTAGACAGCACTAAGTCGATAGAAGAACTcgacctagctattgcctcttgggGAGGCGCATTAACCACAGCAAGGGGAGATCCCCTCCCGTCGCTCATTTGCTGTAGCGAGTGTCTACACcgaagcactgcagctgtgccactgaagcattttgagtgtagacatagcctaagccaGGCTTTGATTGTATTGGGCCCAAGAGTAGACACCTCCCGTTCTTCCTGGCCATTTGAACTACCCAGGAGGGCAAGGGC harbors:
- the CSRP1 gene encoding cysteine and glycine-rich protein 1 — protein: MPNWGGGKKCGVCQKAVYFAEEVQCEGNSFHKSCFLCLVCKKNLDSTTVAVHGEEIYCKSCYGKKYGPKGYGYGQGAGTLSTDKGESLGIQSEESQPHKPTNNPNASKLAQKVGGADGCPRCGQAVYAAEKVIGAGKSWHKACFRCAKCGKSLESTTLADKDGEIYCKGCYAKNFGPKGFGFGQGAGALIHSE